The Desulfovibrio sp. genome has a window encoding:
- the rplS gene encoding 50S ribosomal protein L19, which translates to MDIIRQIESEHIRLDMPKFKPGDTVKVHFRILEGEKERIQVFQGAVLRLRKGRTDSTFTVRKVSDGVGVERIFPMFSPFIERVEVLIEGKVRRSRLYYLRKLKGKASRIKAKNDWNN; encoded by the coding sequence ATGGACATCATCCGTCAGATCGAATCCGAGCACATCCGCCTGGATATGCCCAAGTTCAAGCCCGGCGACACCGTCAAGGTGCACTTCCGCATTCTCGAGGGCGAGAAGGAGCGCATCCAGGTGTTCCAGGGCGCGGTGCTCAGGCTGCGCAAGGGCCGCACCGACAGCACTTTCACGGTGCGCAAGGTGTCCGATGGCGTTGGCGTGGAGCGCATTTTCCCCATGTTTTCGCCCTTCATCGAGCGCGTCGAAGTCCTCATCGAGGGCAAGGTCCGCCGTTCGCGCCTGTATTACCTGCGCAAGCTCAAGGGCAAGGCCTCGCGCATCAAGGCCAAGAACGACTGGAACAACTAA
- a CDS encoding ribonuclease HII has translation MAGVDEAGRGCLAGPVVAGAVILPDSFDLPGLTDSKKLTAPRRAVLEPAIKSQAVAWGLGVIWPATIDRINILQATFRAMARAVAVLKVHPLSLEIDGDKIIPSHLLQTGSLAQKAVVGGDALVPAISAASILAKTFRDRLMESLDKRYLGYGLREHKGYGTADHLAAIIRLGPCRQHRLSFRGVLPEKPSKAQVQGSLLGI, from the coding sequence ATGGCCGGAGTGGACGAGGCGGGGCGTGGCTGCCTGGCCGGGCCTGTGGTGGCCGGAGCCGTCATCCTGCCGGATTCTTTTGACCTGCCCGGACTCACGGATTCCAAGAAGCTCACAGCGCCGCGCCGCGCCGTTCTCGAACCCGCCATCAAAAGCCAGGCCGTGGCCTGGGGCCTGGGCGTAATCTGGCCCGCCACCATCGACCGCATCAACATCCTTCAGGCCACTTTCCGGGCCATGGCCAGGGCAGTTGCCGTGCTCAAGGTTCATCCGCTCTCGCTTGAAATTGACGGCGACAAGATCATTCCCTCGCATCTTCTGCAAACCGGCTCCCTGGCCCAGAAGGCCGTGGTGGGCGGGGATGCGCTGGTTCCGGCAATCTCGGCGGCCTCCATCCTGGCCAAGACCTTTCGCGACCGGCTCATGGAGAGCCTGGACAAGCGTTACTTGGGCTACGGCCTGCGCGAGCACAAGGGTTACGGCACGGCCGACCACCTGGCCGCCATCATCCGGCTTGGGCCCTGCCGCCAGCACCGACTGAGCTTCAGGGGCGTGCTGCCGGAAAAGCCATCCAAGGCCCAGGTTCAGGGCAGCCTGCTTGGCATCTGA
- a CDS encoding YraN family protein: MPAEHLALGRQGEDEAVKLLSSLGYTILARNHRCRLGEVDIVCRHEGVIVFVEVKTRAQDSLGSGAEAVDRRKRSRIVKACADYLSANGLWDKPCRFDVVSVVRQGERLLAEHYPDGFQVEFEAGKGAKGWQPW, encoded by the coding sequence ATGCCCGCCGAACATCTTGCGCTTGGCCGCCAGGGCGAGGACGAGGCCGTTAAGCTCCTCTCCTCCCTGGGGTACACCATCCTTGCCCGCAACCACCGCTGCCGCCTGGGGGAGGTGGACATTGTCTGCCGCCATGAGGGCGTGATCGTGTTCGTTGAGGTGAAGACCCGCGCCCAGGACAGCCTGGGAAGCGGAGCGGAGGCCGTGGACAGGCGAAAACGCTCGCGCATCGTCAAGGCCTGCGCGGACTATCTTTCCGCGAATGGGTTGTGGGACAAACCGTGCCGGTTCGATGTGGTGAGCGTGGTCCGCCAAGGCGAAAGACTCTTGGCCGAGCACTATCCCGATGGGTTTCAGGTGGAATTCGAGGCGGGGAAGGGAGCCAAAGGCTGGCAGCCCTGGTGA